In one Sulfitobacter sp. LCG007 genomic region, the following are encoded:
- a CDS encoding DUF2155 domain-containing protein: protein MRQLALVLGLLLGGAATAEQAERAPGAEIRALDKFKGQATDITLRTGQSARFGSLDIFLGECRYPVGNPAGDAWAELEIAEQGKPGLAFSGWMVASSPALSAMDHPRYDVWVLRCTTS from the coding sequence GTGAGACAGCTTGCCCTGGTCCTCGGCCTCCTGCTGGGCGGGGCCGCGACGGCCGAGCAGGCCGAACGCGCCCCCGGTGCCGAAATCCGCGCGCTCGACAAGTTCAAGGGCCAGGCCACGGACATTACCCTGCGGACCGGACAGTCGGCCCGTTTCGGATCGCTCGACATTTTCCTCGGCGAATGCCGCTATCCGGTTGGAAATCCGGCAGGCGACGCCTGGGCCGAGCTGGAAATCGCCGAGCAGGGCAAACCGGGGCTGGCATTCTCGGGCTGGATGGTCGCGTCCTCGCCGGCGCTCAGCGCGATGGATCACCCGCGCTACGACGTCTGGGTCCTGCGCTGCACGACTTCCTGA
- the aat gene encoding leucyl/phenylalanyl-tRNA--protein transferase has product MELTPDLLIHGYSIGIFPMAEHRDDPEIFWVDPRRRGVLPLDGFHMSRSLRRAMRRTPFEITIDRDFEGVLDGCADRRDTWINAEIRSLYIALHRRSQAHSLEVWDENGLLAGGVYGVVLGAAFFGESMFSRRENASKIALACLVDRLNEGGFTLFDTQFLTDHLASLGAIEIARAVYHARLEDAVRRQASFAGPPLRNPQEVVQRRTQTS; this is encoded by the coding sequence ATGGAGCTGACGCCTGATCTTCTGATACACGGCTACTCCATCGGCATATTTCCGATGGCCGAGCATCGGGACGACCCGGAAATCTTCTGGGTCGATCCCCGGCGGCGGGGGGTCCTGCCGCTCGATGGTTTCCACATGTCTCGCTCGCTGCGCCGGGCAATGCGCCGGACACCGTTCGAGATCACCATAGACCGCGATTTCGAAGGGGTGCTGGACGGATGCGCGGACCGCCGCGATACTTGGATCAATGCCGAGATCCGCAGCCTCTACATCGCGCTGCACCGGCGCAGCCAGGCGCACAGTCTCGAGGTCTGGGATGAGAACGGCCTGCTCGCGGGCGGTGTCTACGGGGTGGTGCTGGGCGCGGCCTTTTTCGGCGAGAGCATGTTCTCACGCCGCGAGAATGCCTCGAAGATCGCGCTGGCCTGTCTTGTCGATCGCCTGAACGAAGGCGGCTTCACGTTGTTCGACACGCAGTTCCTGACGGACCATCTGGCATCGCTTGGGGCTATCGAGATCGCGCGTGCCGTATACCATGCGCGTCTCGAGGATGCGGTGCGGCGCCAGGCCAGCTTTGCCGGACCGCCGCTGCGCAATCCTCAGGAAGTCGTGCAGCGCAGGACCCAGACGTCGTAG
- the accC gene encoding acetyl-CoA carboxylase biotin carboxylase subunit, with the protein MFSKILIANRGEIALRVVRACREMGIASVAVHSTADSDAMHVRMADESVCIGPPSSGQSYLSIPAIISACEITGAEAIHPGYGFLSENAGFVQVVEDHDLTFIGPTAEHIRIMGDKITAKDTMKALGVPCVPGSDGGVATLEEARKIGAEFGYPVIIKATAGGGGRGMKVAHSEKEMERAFTTARAEAKAAFGNDEVYIEKYLTTPRHIEIQVFGDGKGKAVHLGERDCSLQRRHQKVLEEAPGPAISAKERAEIGKVCADAVARINYIGAGTIEFLYENGAFYFIEMNTRLQVEHPVTEAIFGVDLVREQIRVAAGLPMSFGQEDLKINGHAIEVRINAEKLPNFSPSPGRITQYHAPGGLGVRMDSALYDGYRIPPYYDSLIGKLIVHGRDRPEALARLGRALGELIVDGIDTTVPLFDALLGEEDLQSGNYNIHWLERWLENNLGSA; encoded by the coding sequence ATGTTCAGCAAGATCCTGATTGCCAACCGGGGCGAGATCGCCCTGCGCGTCGTGCGCGCCTGCCGCGAGATGGGCATCGCCTCGGTCGCGGTGCATTCGACCGCGGACAGCGACGCGATGCATGTGCGCATGGCCGACGAAAGCGTCTGTATCGGTCCGCCCTCGTCCGGTCAGAGCTATCTGTCCATTCCGGCCATCATCTCGGCCTGCGAGATCACCGGGGCCGAGGCGATCCATCCGGGCTATGGATTCCTGTCCGAGAATGCGGGCTTCGTTCAGGTCGTCGAGGACCATGACCTGACCTTCATCGGTCCGACCGCCGAGCATATCCGGATCATGGGCGACAAGATCACCGCCAAGGACACGATGAAGGCGCTTGGCGTGCCCTGCGTGCCCGGCTCGGACGGGGGGGTCGCGACGCTGGAGGAAGCCAGGAAGATCGGTGCCGAATTCGGCTATCCGGTGATCATCAAGGCAACCGCGGGCGGCGGCGGGCGCGGCATGAAGGTCGCGCACTCCGAGAAGGAGATGGAGCGGGCCTTCACCACAGCGCGCGCCGAAGCCAAGGCCGCGTTCGGAAACGACGAGGTCTATATCGAGAAGTACCTGACCACGCCGCGCCATATCGAGATCCAGGTCTTCGGCGACGGCAAGGGCAAGGCCGTCCACCTCGGCGAGCGCGACTGCTCGCTGCAGCGGCGCCACCAGAAGGTGCTGGAGGAAGCGCCCGGACCCGCGATCAGTGCGAAGGAACGCGCCGAGATCGGCAAGGTCTGCGCCGACGCCGTGGCGCGTATCAACTACATCGGCGCGGGCACCATCGAGTTCCTCTACGAGAACGGCGCATTCTACTTCATCGAGATGAACACCCGCCTTCAGGTGGAGCATCCGGTCACCGAGGCGATCTTCGGAGTCGATCTCGTGCGCGAACAGATCCGCGTCGCCGCCGGCCTGCCGATGTCCTTCGGGCAGGAAGACCTGAAGATCAACGGGCATGCGATCGAAGTGCGTATCAACGCCGAGAAGCTGCCGAACTTCTCGCCGAGCCCGGGGCGCATTACCCAGTATCACGCGCCCGGCGGACTTGGCGTGCGGATGGATTCGGCGCTGTACGACGGCTATCGGATCCCGCCCTATTACGACAGCCTGATCGGCAAGCTGATCGTGCACGGCCGCGACCGGCCCGAGGCCCTTGCCCGGCTAGGGCGCGCACTTGGCGAGTTGATCGTGGACGGCATCGACACGACCGTTCCGCTTTTCGACGCGCTGCTCGGCGAAGAGGACCTGCAGAGCGGGAACTACAACATTCACTGGCTCGAGCGCTGGCTGGAGAACAATCTCGGCAGCGCCTGA
- the accB gene encoding acetyl-CoA carboxylase biotin carboxyl carrier protein, with product MTKQNHDADVAFIKALAELLRENDLTELQVKRDYAEDDSLNVRVSRHIQQAAIQPTPPQAALPAPAASAAAAAPAPAPASEDPAEHPGAVTSPMVGTVYMQAEPGAAPFVSVGASVAEGDTLLIVEAMKTMNHIPAPRAGTVKRILVEDGAAVEYGSPLVILE from the coding sequence ATGACGAAACAGAACCACGACGCGGACGTGGCCTTCATCAAGGCCCTGGCGGAGCTCCTGCGGGAGAACGACCTGACCGAATTGCAGGTCAAGCGCGACTATGCCGAGGACGACAGCCTCAATGTCCGGGTCAGCCGGCACATCCAGCAGGCCGCTATCCAGCCCACGCCGCCGCAGGCAGCCCTTCCGGCGCCCGCTGCGTCCGCGGCAGCGGCCGCGCCGGCGCCCGCCCCGGCCAGCGAGGATCCCGCCGAACACCCCGGCGCGGTCACCTCACCCATGGTCGGTACCGTCTACATGCAGGCCGAGCCCGGTGCCGCGCCCTTCGTCAGCGTGGGCGCCAGCGTCGCCGAGGGCGACACGCTTCTGATCGTCGAGGCGATGAAGACCATGAACCACATCCCGGCGCCGCGCGCAGGGACCGTCAAGCGCATTCTCGTAGAGGACGGCGCCGCTGTCGAATACGGCTCTCCGCTCGTGATCCTGGAATAG
- a CDS encoding ABC transporter ATP-binding protein: MNVKPDFSKHANQAATAPAFLSVWDVHAYYGESYIVQGVNFNVHEGEILALLGRNGAGKTSTLRAIARVGNPEVRKGEIWLDHQPLHTMSSHQAAQAGLGLVPEDRRIIAGLTVEENLRLAQIEPPIGWSLERLYELFPRLGERRNQEGVTLSGGEQQMLAIARALARDLKVLLLDEPYEGLAPVIVDEIEKTLAVIKKQGMTTILVEQNAVRALQLADRAVILDTGSIVFDGSAAEVLENADLRAEYLAI; encoded by the coding sequence ATGAACGTGAAGCCCGACTTTTCCAAGCACGCCAACCAGGCGGCCACCGCCCCGGCCTTCCTGTCGGTCTGGGACGTTCACGCCTATTACGGTGAGAGCTACATCGTTCAGGGTGTGAACTTCAACGTGCATGAAGGCGAGATCCTTGCCCTTCTGGGGCGCAACGGCGCCGGCAAGACCTCGACGCTGCGCGCCATCGCCCGGGTCGGCAATCCCGAGGTGCGCAAGGGTGAGATCTGGCTCGACCACCAGCCGCTGCATACCATGTCGAGCCATCAGGCGGCTCAGGCGGGGCTCGGTCTCGTTCCCGAGGACCGCCGCATCATCGCGGGCCTGACGGTTGAGGAAAATCTGCGCCTTGCCCAGATCGAGCCGCCGATTGGCTGGTCGCTCGAGCGGCTCTACGAGCTTTTTCCGCGTTTGGGCGAGCGTCGCAACCAGGAGGGCGTAACCCTGTCGGGGGGCGAGCAGCAGATGCTGGCCATCGCGCGGGCCCTGGCACGCGATCTCAAGGTGCTGCTGCTCGACGAACCCTACGAGGGGCTCGCGCCGGTGATCGTCGACGAGATCGAGAAGACGCTCGCCGTGATCAAGAAGCAGGGGATGACGACGATACTGGTCGAGCAGAACGCGGTGCGCGCGCTTCAACTTGCCGACCGGGCGGTGATCCTCGACACCGGCAGCATCGTCTTCGACGGCTCCGCGGCGGAGGTGCTCGAGAACGCCGACCTCAGGGCGGAATATCTCGCGATCTGA
- a CDS encoding ABC transporter ATP-binding protein produces the protein MGILEIKNVGKRFGGLQALSNVTLSVAENSVHAIIGPNGAGKSTLLNCLVGKLIPDSGSVMFDGQSVLGRKPYEINQMGISRVFQTPEIFGDLTVMENMMIPCFAKRDGSFELNALSRVPAQRDVIEHAEKALVDMRMIDKRHMHAASMSRGDKRRLEIGMCLSQEPRLLLLDEPTAGMARADTNNTIDLLKQIKDERDITIAIIEHDMHVVFSLAERITVLAQGTPLVEDTPERIKGHPKVREAYLGESTAGH, from the coding sequence ATGGGAATCCTCGAGATCAAGAATGTCGGGAAACGCTTCGGTGGGTTGCAGGCGCTCAGCAACGTGACCCTCAGCGTGGCGGAGAATTCGGTCCATGCCATCATCGGGCCGAACGGTGCGGGCAAGTCCACCCTGCTCAACTGTCTCGTCGGCAAGCTGATCCCCGACAGTGGCTCTGTCATGTTCGACGGACAGTCGGTGCTGGGACGCAAGCCCTACGAGATCAACCAGATGGGCATCAGCCGGGTGTTCCAGACCCCCGAGATCTTCGGGGATCTCACGGTGATGGAGAACATGATGATCCCCTGCTTCGCCAAACGCGACGGTTCCTTCGAGTTGAACGCGCTGTCGCGGGTGCCGGCGCAGAGGGACGTGATCGAGCATGCCGAGAAGGCGCTTGTCGACATGCGGATGATCGACAAGCGCCACATGCACGCGGCCTCCATGTCACGCGGGGACAAGCGGCGGCTGGAGATCGGGATGTGCCTCAGCCAGGAGCCGCGGTTGCTACTGCTCGACGAACCGACTGCGGGTATGGCGCGCGCGGATACAAACAACACCATCGATCTGCTGAAGCAGATCAAGGACGAGCGCGACATCACCATCGCGATCATCGAGCATGACATGCATGTGGTGTTCTCGCTGGCCGAGCGGATCACCGTGCTGGCCCAGGGAACGCCCCTGGTCGAGGACACGCCCGAGAGGATCAAGGGCCATCCGAAGGTGCGCGAGGCCTATCTGGGGGAATCGACCGCCGGACACTGA
- a CDS encoding branched-chain amino acid ABC transporter permease, which produces MLGLTSRDTTLLIVVAVLTLFAPFLLNPFPTNSALAQFNAGYPDLMQRFVIYGIFAIGFNILFGLTGYLSFGHAAFLGVGSYSAVWMMKLLTMNVIPGIILSVIVAGIFSLLIGFISLRRSGIYFSILTLAFAQMSYNLAYSVLTPITNGETGLQISLADPRVLDGSGAPQYPNLFGAEMNDAATLSLGAWDFTFSVGYYTCAVIMMICFYLSIRIFRSPFGLMLRAVKSNQQRMTYTGLNTRPYALAAFVISGMYAGLAGGLLAAMDPLAGAERMQWTASGEVVLMTILGGAGTLIGPVLGAGMIKYFENIFSKINDTILHQWFSVLPDGMEDAMVFLVHPFVGKGWSLTLGLMFMLVVIFLPGGLIEGGQRIVRLFRRGKASDDTADGKRSPAE; this is translated from the coding sequence ATGCTCGGGCTCACCTCCAGGGACACCACGCTTCTCATCGTGGTCGCGGTCCTGACGCTCTTCGCGCCTTTCCTGCTGAACCCCTTCCCGACGAATTCGGCGTTGGCGCAGTTCAACGCGGGCTATCCGGACCTGATGCAGCGTTTCGTGATCTACGGGATCTTCGCCATCGGCTTCAACATCCTGTTCGGTCTGACGGGCTATCTCTCGTTCGGACATGCGGCCTTCCTGGGCGTCGGATCCTATTCCGCCGTCTGGATGATGAAACTGCTGACGATGAACGTCATTCCGGGCATCATCCTGTCGGTGATCGTGGCCGGCATCTTCTCGCTTCTCATCGGCTTCATCTCGCTGCGCCGTTCAGGCATCTACTTCTCGATCCTGACGCTTGCCTTCGCGCAGATGTCCTACAATCTCGCCTATTCGGTTCTGACGCCGATCACCAACGGCGAGACCGGGCTGCAGATCTCGCTTGCGGACCCGCGCGTTCTCGACGGATCGGGCGCGCCGCAATATCCGAACCTCTTCGGCGCGGAAATGAACGACGCCGCGACCCTGTCGCTGGGCGCATGGGACTTCACCTTCTCGGTGGGATACTACACCTGCGCGGTCATCATGATGATCTGCTTCTACCTCTCGATCCGGATCTTCCGCTCGCCGTTCGGCCTCATGCTGCGGGCGGTGAAGTCGAACCAGCAGCGGATGACCTACACCGGGCTGAACACCCGGCCCTACGCGCTGGCGGCCTTCGTGATCTCGGGCATGTACGCCGGGCTCGCGGGGGGGCTTCTGGCCGCGATGGACCCGCTGGCGGGCGCCGAGCGCATGCAGTGGACCGCAAGCGGCGAGGTCGTGCTGATGACCATTCTCGGCGGCGCCGGAACGCTCATCGGACCGGTGCTGGGCGCGGGAATGATCAAGTATTTCGAGAACATCTTCTCGAAGATCAACGACACCATCCTGCACCAGTGGTTCTCGGTCCTGCCGGACGGGATGGAGGATGCGATGGTCTTTCTCGTCCATCCCTTCGTTGGCAAGGGCTGGAGCCTGACGCTGGGACTGATGTTCATGCTCGTCGTGATCTTCCTGCCCGGTGGGCTGATCGAGGGCGGGCAGCGCATTGTACGCCTCTTCCGACGCGGCAAGGCCTCGGACGATACAGCCGACGGCAAGCGCAGCCCGGCCGAGTAA
- a CDS encoding branched-chain amino acid ABC transporter permease — protein MDAIILQLLNGLDKGSAYALIALGLTLIFGTLGVVNFAHGALFMIGAFCAVTLSGIFNLSHKSSEPSGTDFLGNPKYEDVLYVKDWFGDAVGAWMLDWSVPLSVLFAIPIMLALGFIMERGLIKHFYRRPHADQILVTFGLAIVLQEVVKYFYGANPIPTAAPAAFRGSFDFGVMLGFDPNVIIYPYWRLVYFAFSAVIIGAVFAFLQFTTFGMVVRAGMADRETVGLLGINIDRRFTFMFGLAAAVAGLAGVMYAPINSPNYHMGMDFLVLSFVVVVVGGMGSLAGAVLAGFLLGILESFASMNEVKMILPGIDQIVIYLVAIIILLTRPRGLMGRRGVMEE, from the coding sequence ATGGACGCCATCATCCTGCAATTGCTCAACGGGCTCGACAAGGGTTCTGCCTATGCGCTGATCGCGCTGGGGCTGACCCTGATCTTCGGCACGCTGGGCGTCGTGAACTTCGCGCATGGGGCGCTGTTCATGATCGGCGCCTTCTGCGCCGTGACCCTGTCGGGCATCTTCAATCTCAGCCACAAGTCGAGCGAGCCCTCCGGGACCGACTTCCTCGGCAATCCGAAGTACGAGGACGTGCTTTACGTCAAGGACTGGTTCGGCGACGCCGTCGGCGCGTGGATGCTCGACTGGTCGGTTCCGCTGTCTGTGCTCTTCGCCATTCCGATCATGCTCGCCCTCGGCTTCATCATGGAGCGCGGGCTGATCAAGCATTTCTACAGACGCCCCCATGCCGACCAGATCCTGGTGACATTCGGCCTCGCCATCGTGCTGCAGGAAGTGGTGAAGTACTTCTACGGCGCGAATCCGATCCCGACGGCCGCTCCGGCAGCCTTCCGCGGCAGCTTCGATTTCGGCGTGATGCTGGGCTTCGATCCCAACGTGATCATCTATCCCTACTGGCGTCTCGTCTATTTCGCCTTCTCGGCCGTCATCATCGGCGCGGTCTTCGCCTTCCTGCAATTCACCACCTTCGGGATGGTGGTCCGCGCGGGCATGGCCGACCGCGAGACCGTCGGCCTGCTGGGCATCAACATCGACCGCCGCTTCACCTTCATGTTCGGCCTCGCAGCCGCTGTCGCCGGTCTCGCGGGGGTGATGTACGCGCCGATCAACTCGCCGAACTATCACATGGGCATGGACTTCCTGGTGCTGAGCTTCGTCGTCGTCGTCGTGGGCGGCATGGGCTCGCTGGCGGGCGCCGTGCTGGCGGGTTTCCTGCTGGGGATCCTCGAAAGCTTTGCCTCGATGAACGAGGTCAAGATGATCCTGCCGGGAATCGACCAGATCGTGATCTACCTGGTCGCCATCATCATCTTGCTGACACGGCCGCGCGGGCTCATGGGCCGCCGTGGCGTGATGGAGGAATAA